One Phragmites australis chromosome 23, lpPhrAust1.1, whole genome shotgun sequence DNA window includes the following coding sequences:
- the LOC133905904 gene encoding uncharacterized protein LOC133905904: MSFEDKAIASRVASPSPKAMVSEPDTSRMMNLGSNMEHSQTNGQANAVLGPVAIFWDIENCPVPSDVRPEDVAGNVRMALRQHPVVKGAVTLLSAYGDFNAFPRRLREGCQRTGVKLVDVPNGRKDAADKAILVDMFLFALDNRPPSSIMLISGDVDFAPALHILGQRRYTIVLVIPSSVTVSSALSSAGSFVWDWPSLARGEGIVAPRSLGRRVADPSCYVNSRNVGQFPDTHNEEEAIVYTGTSRNEYGGRSTVNQMYCYNSFQPTKEPSKAFYIVADGSCGTSSRTHNLSCGLNESPETDQGLTDEQSWWVRPGDLQGLKGQLIRLFELSGGCVPLVRIPSEYLKLFGRHLYVSEYGAVKLVHLFEKLADTFVVIGKGQRKMICLRNSGDKNLNNFPSTPIILKKEKRGSSALEESAIGTCQQLGSSSDDLSEDELNNPDIDGAYVFDDHLDSVRREIQELLVCYSCPVLLSNFESLYEQRYKKTIDYESFGVAGLEELVEKVKDVVDLHEDQASKRKFLIAHYIND; this comes from the coding sequence ATGTCTTTTGAAGATAAAGCAATCGCTAGTCGTGTCGCTTCACCCTCACCAAAAGCTATGGTGTCAGAACCAGATACAAGCAGGATGATGAATCTTGGTTCAAATATGGAGCATTCTCAAACAAATGGCCAGGCAAATGCTGTTCTTGGTCCGGTGGCTATATTCTGGGACATTGAGAACTGCCCTGTTCCAAGTGATGTACGGCCAGAAGACGTTGCTGGAAATGTCCGAATGGCTTTACGCCAGCATCCTGTTGTTAAGGGTGCTGTGACATTGCTCTCTGCTTATGGGGATTTCAATGCCTTCCCAAGGAGACTCAGAGAGGGTTGTCAGAGAACTGGAGTCAAACTTGTTGATGTTCCTAATGGACGGAAAGATGCTGCTGATAAGGCTATATTGGTTGATATGTTCCTCTTTGCACTTGACAATCGCCCACCATCATCCATTATGCTTATATCCGGTGATGTGGACTTTGCTCCTGCATTGCATATACTTGGTCAACGCAGATACACTATTGTCCTTGTCATTCCGTCTTCGGTTACCGTCTCATCGGCCTTGAGCAGTGCTGGAAGTTTCGTGTGGGACTGGCCCAGTCTTGCCCGTGGCGAAGGTATAGTGGCTCCTAGGTCTTTAGGGCGTCGTGTTGCTGATCCTTCATGCTATGTCAACAGTCGGAATGTGGGGCAGTTCCCTGACACACACAATGAAGAGGAGGCCATTGTGTATACAGGAACTTCGAGGAATGAATATGGTGGCAGATCTACGGTCAACCAGATGTATTGCTACAACTCTTTCCAGCCTACTAAGGAACCAAGCAAAGCTTTTTATATAGTTGCAGATGGGAGTTGTGGCACGTCATCAAGGACTCATAATTTATCATGTGGTTTGAATGAAAGTCCTGAGACTGACCAAGGTTTGACTGATGAACAGTCATGGTGGGTCCGTCCTGGTGATCTTCAAGGCTTGAAGGGTCAACTAATACGTCTGTTTGAGTTATCTGGTGGATGTGTCCCACTTGTTCGTATTCCTTCAGAGTATCTAAAGCTCTTCGGAAGGCACCTCTATGTATCAGAATATGGAGCTGTTAAACTAGTTCATCTTTTCGAAAAGCTGGCTGACACTTTTGTTGTCATAGGGAAGGGTCAGAGAAAGATGATTTGCCTTCGTAATTCTGGTGATAAAAACCTGAATAATTTTCCGAGTACACCAATCATTttgaagaaggaaaagagaggaaGTTCTGCTCTCGAGGAAAGTGCTATAGGAACATGTCAGCAGTTGGGCAGCTCATCAGATGATTTGTCAGAGGATGAACTGAATAACCCAGACATAGATGGAGCATATGTGTTCGATGACCATCTAGACAGTGTCAGAAGGGAGATTCAGGAGCTTCTTGTTTGCTACTCCTGCCCTGTTCTGCTTAGTAATTTCGAGAGTTTATACGAGCAACGGTACAAGAAGACTATTGACTATGAGAGCTTTGGAGTTGCTGGTCTGGAGGAACTAGTTGAGAAGGTGAAAGATGTTGTGGATTTGCATGAGGATCAAGCTAGCAAAAGGAAGTTCCTTATAGCACACTACATCAATGATTAG